AAACATCCATATGGGCGACTGGCTCCCAAAATCCGGTGGCTGTGTATCTTGGGTATAATCAGCAGCAGCTCAGCGGGAGCGGAGTGTACCTTGCAAACCAGTGCCAACATTCCCACCTACTCGGCCCTGGCTGACACCATCGGTATGCTGAACGTCAATGTGATCTGCGACCAAGCTGATGGGCCCTACACTCTTGAATTAACCTCGCCCCCATCACAACTCGTTCCGGGCAGTTTAAACGGTACTCTCAGTCTCCAGCTACTTACAGACAGCCAAACGCCGCTGAAGCTGCTGCTGATCAATGCGGCCAAGTCGCTGGCAGGAGAAAACGGACTGGTTTACCGGGGTAATCAGCAACTTCAGTTTGCTGTGCTCATTCCCGGCAATCAGTGGACGGTTCAGGGCAATCTTTCTGAGAATCTGAAGTTCCAGCTTTTGACCAGTAACGATAAAAGATGATAGAAGAGACAATGAATATGAGAAAAAATAAAGACTCCATCCGGAAACTTTTGGCCCTTCTGTTTTTGGCCTCGGTCAGTAGCGTATCTTCTCAGGGATTGACCATCAATCCGCCCACCATAACCATCAACCCCGTCCAGCGCCTCAGTACCCAGACGCAGCTCACCAATACCGGAGCTAATGCGGAGCAATTCACCGTCAAGGTGGTTAGCTGGACGATGCAGGACAGCCAGAATGTGTACAGTCCCTCGCGTGATCTGGTTGTTAATCCCTCTTCCTTCAGCGTTAAGCCTGGTGAAACCCAGGTGATTCGCATAGGGTTACTCAAAAAGCCAGGAGCCGCTGAACTGGCTTACCGCGTTATGGTGACCCAGGTTCCGAACGAAGACACGCCTACCACCAACAAAACCGTAAAAGGGGTGGAGATGAGCTTCAAGCAGGTGGTTTCATTTGGTCTAGCCGTCTACGTGACTGGTGCAACCGCCACACCGAACATGAGTTATCAGGTGGCCCGCGACGGCAACGATCTGCTCGTCCGCATGACCAACGCGGGCAACCGACACCAAGTTTACGGTGAGGCCATCTTCAAAGCAGACGACCGTAGCCTGACTTTGCCTTCCTACGCCGTCCTGACTGGCGTAACCTACACTGCCCGGCTCAAAGACTGGGGCAATGTGCGCGGGCCGCTGACGCTCAGCTTCGTCAATGTCAATGGGGAAACGAAAAATGAGACGCTGGCGCTGCCCTAGCGCCGCTGCCACAACGTTGACAACGGTCGCATTGCTATTGGGTGGGCTGGCACTGGCGCAGCAAGCAGCTTCCCCGCCTGCACCCGCCGCACTGACCCCCGAAACCATTTGCGCTCTCGACAACCAACTGCTCAGTGTCAGTGTGGGCGGGCAGTCACGCGGCGACGCTGTGGTTAAGGTGAGCGGCGAGCGGTTTTTTGTAGAGGCCCGGATCATTCAACCCAGCGAGCAGAAATATGTCCTCGCGCGCAACGAATGCGAAGAAGGTGCTTTCCTAGAGCTTGACCCACGTCTCAAGCCCAGGTTTGATCCGCTGAAGCAGGCCCTGCAATTGCAGCCATTTCTCGACCTGTTGGCAGGCAATACGCTTGATTTTCGCCGCGATCAACAGATCATGCCCACCCTGACACA
This portion of the Deinococcus rubellus genome encodes:
- a CDS encoding fimbrial biogenesis chaperone, whose translation is MNMRKNKDSIRKLLALLFLASVSSVSSQGLTINPPTITINPVQRLSTQTQLTNTGANAEQFTVKVVSWTMQDSQNVYSPSRDLVVNPSSFSVKPGETQVIRIGLLKKPGAAELAYRVMVTQVPNEDTPTTNKTVKGVEMSFKQVVSFGLAVYVTGATATPNMSYQVARDGNDLLVRMTNAGNRHQVYGEAIFKADDRSLTLPSYAVLTGVTYTARLKDWGNVRGPLTLSFVNVNGETKNETLALP